The proteins below come from a single Stomoxys calcitrans chromosome 1, idStoCalc2.1, whole genome shotgun sequence genomic window:
- the LOC106094487 gene encoding protein Pixie, with the protein MANRKDHEETDKQTRIAIVSDDKCKPKRCRQECKKTCPVVRMGKLCIEVAPTSKIALLSEELCIGCGICVTKCPFKAITIINVPSNLEKHTTHRYGKNSFKLHRLPIPRPGEVLGLVGQNGIGKSTALKILAGKQKPNLGRYMDPPDWTEILAYFRGSELQNYFTKILEDNIKALVKPQYVDQIPKAVRGSVCELLNKKDDRKNQEEICKMLDLLHIRERNIADLSGGELQRFAIAMVCIQDADIFMFDEPSSYLDVKQRLNAALTIRYLLDPSKFIIVVEHDLSVLDYLSDFICCLYGLPGCYGVVTMPFSVREGINIFLDGFVPTENMRFRTESLTFKVSESATEEEIKRMNHYVYPAMKKTLGSFSLTVQEGHFSDSEILVLLGENGTGKTTFIRMLAGNLQPDTNVDLPVLNISYKPQKISPKFQNHVRHLLHEKIRDAYVHPQFVADVMKPMKIEEIMDQEVQNLSGGELQRVALVLCLGKPADVYLIDEPSAYLDSEQRLVAAKVIKRYILHAKRTGFVVEHDFIMATYLADRVIVLEGQPSVQTTAYSPQSLLNGMNRFLELLGITFRRDPNNFRPRINKNNSVKDTEQKRSGQFFFLEDDGK; encoded by the exons ATGGCGAATCGAAAAGACCACGAGGAGACGGACAAGCAAACGCGTATTGCAATTGTTAGTGATGACAAGTGCAAACCTAAGCGTTGTCGCCAGGAATGCAAGAAAACGTGTCCCGTCGTGCGGATGGGAAAACTTTGTATTGAAGTAGCTCCCACTTCTAAGATTGCTTTACTTTCGGAAGAATTATGCATAGGTTGCGGTATTTGCGTCACG AAATGTCCCTTCAAAGCAATTACGATCATTAATGTTCCAAGCAACTTGGAGAAACATACGACCCATCGCTATGGTAAGAACTCTTTTAAGTTGCATCGCTTGCCCATACCTCGACCTGGTGAGGTACTTGGTCTTGTTGGCCAAAATGGAATTGGAAAGTCTACTGCTCTGAAAATTTTAGCCGGAAAGCAAAAGCCCAATTTAGGTCGCTACATGGATCCTCCAGATTGGACCGAAATTTTGGCGTATTTTCGTGGATCTGAACTGCAAAATTATTTCACTAAGATTCTAGAAGATAATATAAAGGCACTTGTGAAGCCACAGTACGTCGACCAGATACCCAAAGCCGTAAGAGGCTCTGTGTGTGAATTGCTTAATAAAAAAGATGATCGGAAAAACCAGGAAGAAATTTGCAAAATGCTGGATCTGTTGCACATACGGGAACGAAACATTGCCGATTTGTCTGGCGGAGAGCTGCAACGATTTGCCATTGCAATGGTCTGCATTCAAGATGCTGACATTTTCATGTTTGACGAACCCTCTTCCTACTTAGATGTAAAGCAACGTCTAAATGCGGCTTTGACGATACGATATTTATTAGATCCTAGCAA GTTTATAATCGTTGTTGAGCATGACTTATCTGTTTTGGactatttgtccgattttatttGCTGTCTTTATGGTCTTCCTGGCTGCTATGGCGTCGTAACTATGCCTTTCTCAGTCCGAGAAGGTATAAATATATTCCTGGACGGGTTTGTCCCAACCGAGAATATGCGTTTCCGTACAGAATCCCTAACATTCAAG GTTTCAGAGTCAGCCACTGAAGAAGAAATTAAAAGAATGAATCATTACGTGTATCCTGCAATGAAAAAGACACTGGGCTCTTTCTCTCTTACAGTACAAGAGGGGCACTTCAGCGATTCTGAAATTTTGGTGTTGCTTGGGGAGAACGGTACTGGTAAGACCACTTTTATACGTATGCTGGCCGGAAACTTGCAACCAGATACCAACGTTGATTTGCCGGTGCTAAATATTTCGTACAAACCGCAgaagatttcgccgaaattccaAAATCATGTACGCCATTTACTCCACGAAAAAATCCGTGATGCATACGTTCACCCTCAGTTTGTTGCTGACGTTATGAAACCAATGAAAATAGAAGAAATTATGGATCAAGAGGTACAAAACTTATCCGGTGGTGAATTGCAACGGGTGGCGTTGGTGTTGTGTTTGGGTAAGCCTGCTGATGTTTACCTTATCGATGAACCGTCTGCTTATTTGGACTCCGAACAGCGTTTAGTCGCAGCAAAAGTTATTAAGCG TTACATTTTACATGCCAAACGTACTGGCTTCGTGGTTGAGCACGATTTTATTATGGCAACATACTTGGCTGATCGTGTCATTGTTCTGGAAGGTCAGCCTTCGGTACAAACCACTGCTTACTCGCCTCAATCATTGCTTAATGGTATGAACAGATTTTTGGAATTGTTAGGTATTACTTTCCGGCGTGATCCAAACAATTTCAGGCCacgtataaataaaaataactcTGTAAAG gACACTGAACAAAAACGTTCCGGCCAATTCTTCTTCTTGGAGGATGACGGCAAATAA
- the LOC131998526 gene encoding uncharacterized protein LOC131998526, translating into MPSIKCKVSKGRRTKFSFNCRLCKGNHGLRKCQKFLCMTVDKRLHAVIANNYCPNCLAHTHSSGKCFSSLGCKHCGGSHHSYLHIHSEKHDNQKTEAKDNYQKPKRSTTTQHKRPTTTTISQAVSLETLTSPHTTNLFPTAVVDVLHGKKKHSVRAVIDPCTSISKISQRLIEKIGLTTTTLGSETICPVAIHSKCITNRLLETMMTVNHRISMDTPKRSIPATTADKFPNMKLADPHFYQSGPFDIVFGSDLYAKIILPGLLPSNAGLPVATNTIFGWVLSGSCSA; encoded by the coding sequence ATGCCTTCGATAAAATGTAAAGTGTCCAAAGGACGTCGCACCAAGTTCAGCTTTAATTGCAGATTGTGTAAGGGCAACCATGGGCTGCGAAAATGCCAGAAATTTCTCTGCATGACCGTCGATAAACGTTTGCATGCAGTTATAGCTAATAACTACTGTCCCAATTGCTTGGCCCATACGCATTCATCCGGAAAATGTTTTTCTAGCTTAGGATGCAAACATTGTGGAGGCAGTCATCATTCCTATTTGCATATCCACTCCGAGAAACACGACAACCAAAAAACAGAAGCCAAGGATAACTATCAAAAACCCAAACGTTCAACAACAACCCAACATAAacgtccaacaacaacaaccatatctCAAGCCGTGAGCCTTGAAACACTTACCAGTCCCCATACAACTAATCTTTTCCCAACGGCCGTGGTAGATGTACTCCATGGCAAGAAAAAGCACTCGGTCAGAGCCGTAATAGATCCATGCACATCTATTAGCAAAATTTCACAGCGATTGATAGAGAAAATTGGGCTAACTACTACTACTCTTGGCAGCGAAACTATCTGCCCTGTCGCGATCCATTCCAAATGTATCACCAACAGGTTATTAGAAACCATGATGACTGTGAACCATCGCATATCTATGGACACCCCAAAAAGATCAATTCCAGCAACAACTGCAGACAAGTTCCCAAACATGAAGTTGGCGGATCCCCATTTTTATCAAAGTGGACCATTCGACATCGTTTTTGGATCCGACTTATACGCCAAGATAATTCTACCAGGTCTTCTACCAAGCAATGCCGGGCTTCCCGTTGCAACTAATACTATATTTGGATGGGTTTTGTCTGGATCGTGCTCAGCTTAG